CAAGTGTTTTCCAAAAGGTATATCCAATTGGCTCACAGGTTGCCTTATTAAAGTATGGTAGAGGTCAGGAATCGGAAGCTGATGAAATGGGACTTTACCTGATGTCTATGGCAGGATATGATCCAAGAGCTGCTGTCCCTTTCTGGAATAGAATGGAGGGGGCTTCTTCAGGATCAAGACAACCGGAATTCTTATCTACTCACCCTAGTCCGGAAACCAGAATTTCAGATATTAATAAAGATTTACCAAAAGCTTTGGAATACTACAAAGCAGCAGGTGGAAAAATATAAGCTGTTAGCATATTGTAAAACCGGCGGACTGATTTAAGATCAGTCCGCCGGTTTCATTTTGGCACCCGGATTTCTCTGTTTTTTTGCGGGGTTTAGAATATTATCGAGGCTGATTTCAAAATAATTCCTACATTTGATACTATAGATCAAAATATAAATGAGTGATAGACCATAATACATTAAATACATCTCAGAATATTTCTGTGGAAATTGATCAATATTCTGTATTTAAGGAAGTTCTGTTTTGTATGGAAATGAGTTTTACCCTCCAATAATATGCTTGAACAATACTGATTATTCTATATTTTATTTTTAACCCATTTATTCTTTTTTTACCATGCGGCGGGCTACCTACAAAGACAGAGATAAAGCGATCAATATACTTTGCCGATCCTTTATAAATATTCTCATTCCTAATTCTATTAATTTTGTTGTTAAAAAAGATGGAAACAGAGAAAAAAGACTCATGGCTCTTATGAGTTATCAGTTTGATATCGCAATGATGTACGGCAATGTTTTTTTGAGTGATGATGAAAAAGCCTGTATTCTGTACTTAGACAAAATGAAGTTCAGTCTGAAAAGGATATTGCTGGAAATTAGATTGGTAATAAACTGTATAGGGATAGAAAATGTACCAAGGGTTCTGAAAAGAGAAAAATTACTAAAAGCTTATCACCCTGAACAGAAATTTATTCACTTGTGGCTGATGGGAGCTCTTCCGGAAGAACAAGGGAAAGGAATAGGGAGTAAGCTCCTGCAGGAATCTATGGCAACGTATTCAGGAGAACTGATCTATCTTGAAACCACTACTCCTGAAAATCTGAAATTTTATAAAAAAAATGGGTTCACTATTTTTCACGAAACCCATGAACTGGATTATCCTTTATACTTTTTGAAACATGTTTAATACAGAAATTTTTCCCAGTACATTTGCCTATATCCTGATCTTTATTGTTCTTATTGCTATTGCTTCTGTACAGCTATGGTATGGCAGAAAGAAAAAGGATAGTGGTTATTATATAAAATATTTGTTATTAATGGTTTCGGGCTTAGTTTATAATACCGTTGAGGGATTATTGCCGGACACCAACTTTAATATTAATATCATGGCTCAAAATATACTGGCATGGACAACGGGGGTGCTCATTGCCTTTCATTATCTGGGCTTTCTAAAAAATGAATATAATTTGGTTTTCCTCAAAAAAATATCTTTTGAATTCATTGGGATATCTATTTTATTCATGCTGATTATCTTGTTTATTTTGCCTTATATTATTACACAATCTTTAGAAACTTCAAGACGTATTTTTCTGAGCTTTTCTTTAGCCTTTCTTTTGCTATGCCTTATCATCGTATTTAAGCAACAGTTCAAAAAATTTGAAGAGCATACCAATATTTTATTTAAAATTCATGATGTGAACGGGTTTTTAGGATTTCTTGGGCTTATGTCTCTTCCGATGAGCATTCTTTTGTTTGGAGATGATCAGTTGATTGAGCAGACATGTTTTAGTTTTGGATTCTTTATTATATCATTTGATTTTTTTCTCTACCCAAAAAGGAAAGAGGAAATTAAAAAAAGTATTCCTTTTCATAAATTATCTGCAAGAGAAGCTGAGATTCTGAAGATATTGCTAAATGCTCCCAATTTAAAATATTCAGAGCTCAGTAACCAGTTAAATATTTCCGAAAAAGCACTTTCTTCCCATTTGTCAAGCATCTATAAAAAGACTGATTTTAAAAGCAAAAAGGAGATTGAGGAATTAAGTAAGTCTTTTCGAGATATTTTAAGCACTTAGAATTTCAAAATCATCTTTGTTTTTAAAGCCGTTTAGTGAAATAAGCGCTTATTTTCGTTTAAACTTCACAATTCATAATTTTACTTTCTATTTTACAAAATACTGAAAATCAGCAAATAATTTAGTGTAAGGGTTACCCTTATAAATTTAAGGGACAATTTAAGGGTCAATTTTAATGCATTTCATTTAAACGTATACAAAAATCCTTTAGTTTTGAAATATCATTGAAGATTGAACAGGTTCTTTTTCAAAATAAAGAAAAGGAGTAAGTATGCGGAATGGAAAAGAAAAGTATTTGTTAGCTTTTCTGGATGAAGAATGGGACGAGAGTGTTGGTATTCTTATACCGTCACTTTTCTATAAATGCAATGGTATTGTTATAATTTAATTCAATTTAATCCCTTATGATAAAGGCTTAGATCCTGGCCGTTTACCACCTGTGGTGGGAATATTTTCTGGAATAAAACAGATCATATGACCGACAACCATAAAAGACTGTATTGACAAAGAAGAAACAGCTTGTCTTAAAAAACTAATAACCAAGAAAACGAATAACTAACATTATATATGGGTTGTCACATTTGAGTGCCAATCACTATGGAGATCGGGTTTTTATCGAAGGGAGAAAATTGGATGAGTAGAAGAACCTCTTTCTGTTACACATCTGTTCATCTTTAAAGATGAGGGTTGGGATGACGAAGTAGGACTCTATGTACTATCTCTTATATACACAAACTAAGGAATAGTAATCACAAAAAGAGAATGGAAGGTAATGACACAAAAACAAGAAAAAAAGCGAAATAACAACTTTATTGGGTATAAAAGTTTAAAAACCCTTTTGAAGAACATTTTATAATTGACGGTGGGGGTCATCATACAATTCCATGAAATGTGTACAAATGAGCTACAATCAAATGTTTAATGAAAAACATGAGAACAATGAGGCCGTTCAAATAAGAACGGCCTTTTATCCATCTTGCTATGGTGGACAACTATTACGGAAAGATACTCCCTGCAATATTTGTGAGATGTGTCCTTTGTTATAAGAGAAGGAGCTTCGTTACTGAGAATCAGTGAGGCAGTCACAAAAAGGAGTTGGGAACATGACGAGTGAATGTTTTGAGTGCAAGCTTCTATTAAGGAAACATATATCCGGTTAAAATTTCAACCTTCGGTGAAGGCTTATTAAATTTTTAGTAAATTTGGTATAGTTTTATAACCTCATTACTTAAACACAATACTATGAAGAGTTTATCAATTACCGGACTTATCCTCTTAGCAGTTTCTGCTTTATTATTTTATCTTACCACTGATTTTGCGGTAGAACAGATCAAGATTTCTCATATTATGGGAATGATGGCTGGAGTAGGAATTGGGCTTATTATTGGCGGAATGGTAGGATATCTAAGTAAAGGAAGTGCTATGAAGGCGGAACAAAAGAAAAAAGAATTCAAGCAGCTTCAGAAGGAAAAAGAAGAATTGGAAAAGCAGGCAGCAGAAATTGCAAAACGCCAGGCAGAGCTTGAAAACCAAAATCAAAATAAAAATCCTCAAATATAAAATTTGAGGATTTAAAATTGTTATTTTCGATTGTTGATTAGAATTTATATCCTAAACCAACCATAAATAGGTTAGGTCTGTTATCATATCTAATCTCCGAACCGGAAACTCTGTTGATGAAGTTTCTCTCATCTTTACTGAAAGCTCCTTCGTATTTTGCATTTACAATAAGCTTTTTAATTTCAAGCTGTGCTCCGAATTGGTAGCCTACTGTAAAGTTATTTTTTGCATTCTCTTTAAAATCATTGTAGGTGTTGTCTTTGCTTAGATTAAAGCTTCCAACCGGACCTACAAAAACACCTAGCATATTACCTAAAATGTTATATCCTAAAAGAACAGGAACATCAATACGGTTGCTTTTAACATCAAAAGTAGTGTTCTCAGTTGTGAATTCATTCTTAAAGTGAGTATAATAAACCTCAGGCATTAAGAACAATGATGTAGGTAATGCTACTTTCAATGAAAGTCCCACATTGAACCCTACATTGTTTTTCCTGTTCCTTCGATGGCATCATTCACCGTTCCTTTGATATTGGACCATGAAGGTGAGCCTGTAGGAAATATTAAATTGGCTTTACCTGCCAGTGAGATCTGTGCAGAAGCCCACATTGAAAAACCTATTAACGCTATACTAAGTACCTTTTTCATTATCTTCTAATTTTGTATTCTCAATCGTTTTATTGTTCTCCAGTAAATATTCTCTCAGTTCTTTAAACAGTTCTGAAGAATAAACGAAGTCGATCAGGTTTTTATTGCCTGCTGTAATCAGGATGTCTTTATTACCTTCCCATTCCTTGATTCCCAGCCTTAGGTATACAATTTTCTCGCCAATTGTCATGACCGAGTTCATATCGTGGGTATTGATAATCGTTGTTGTATTATATTCCTTGGTAATTTCGTAAAGAAGATCATCAATTACCTTTGAAGTGTAGGGATCAAGCCCTGAGTTAGGCTCATCACAGAATAAATACTTAGGATTGTTCACAATCGCTCTTGCAATGGCAACCCTTTTCTGCATTCCTCCTGAAATTTCAGACGGATATTTTCTTTCCGCTTTATCAAGATGTACTCTTCCGATTACTTCGAAAACTCTTTTCTTTTTTTCTCTATAAGTAAGGTTAGTAAACATGTCCAAAGGAAACATAATATTTTCCTCTACCGTTAAAGAGTCAAATAAAGCACTTCCCTGAAATACTGTTCCAATTTCTGAACGAAGATGTTGCTTTTCGTCTCTTGTCATGGTATTAACATCCCGGCCGTCAAATAGAATCTCTCCGGAGGATGGCATATAGACATTCAATAAGCTTTTAAGAAAAACGGTTTTTCCTGAGCCACTCTGTCCAATAATAAGGTTTACTTTTCCTTTATCAAATGAAGTTGAAATTCCCTTAAGTACTTCAACATCACCAAAACTTTTCTTAAGATCTTTTACCTCAATCATCAGCTTAATATTAATTGGGTTAAAATTAATTCGGAAATGATAATGAATACCATTGTCCATACTACAGCTTGTGTACTTGCACGCCCCACTTCCAGAGATCCTCCTTTCACAAAGTATCCGAAATAAGAAGGAACTGTAGCAATGATGAATGCAAAAACTATGGTTTTGGTAAATGCATAATAGATGAACAAATTAGGCATATACATTTGGATCCCGATTATATAGTCGTTTTCTGTCCAGTTTCCTGTTAAAATCCCGGCAATATACCCACCACCAATACCAAATACAATACTGATGGCAATAAGAAGAGGATTAAAAATCATACAGGCAATGATCTTTGGAAATATCAGAAAGTTGGGTGAATTGACTCCCATAATATCCAAGGCATCAATCTGTTCGGAAACTCTCATTGTTCCAATACTGGAAGCAATATAGGATCCTACTTTTCCTGCTAAAATTAAACTGATGATGGTAGGAGCAAACTCCAAAACAAGTACTGCCTTTGTTGCATATCCTACAAATGAAGGTGGAATGGGAAATGAAGAAGCATCAAAGTTATTGAACATCTGAATAGCTACTACAGCCCCCACGAAGATTGATGTGAAGACTACAAGTCCGAAAGAATTTACTCCCAAATCATTAATTTCCCTCATGAGCAGTTTCCAAAAAACCCTCATTTTCTGGGGTTTCTGCAGGGATTTTCCTAGAAGGATAAAATATTCCCCTACTGCTGTGAAAAACTTTTTTAACATACTGCTAAATTAGACTTTTTTATTGAATTAGGCTAAGGTTGAAGTGAAGACTAATGTCTGGATAATGTTAAAATTATCCTACCCTTAGCATAGCTTTATTTTGCATTTTTATCTCCGCCTACAACCAGTAAAACGGTTTTTAATGTAATAACCAGATCCAGAACGAAACTCCAGTTTCTTACATAAAACGCATCGGCAAGAACTCTTTTTTTCATTTCTACTTCTACATCACCGGCATCACCACGCAATCCGCTTACCTGCGCAAGACCAGTAATGCCTGGATTTACCATACTTCTTAAACTATATCTTCCGATTTTTGGCTTATAATAATTATCTACAGCCAACATATGAGGACGTGGCCCCACTACAGACATTTCTCCTTTCAGTACATTGATAAACTGAGGAAGCTCGTCAAGACTGGTTTTTCTTAGAAATTTACCTACCCTTGTAATTCTTGTATCATTTTCCCGGGTTGTACTTGTTGTCGATTCATCATTCACTACCATTGTCCTGAATTTTATACAATTGAATACCTCTTCATGGAAACCATATCGTTTCTGAAAGAAAAAGACCGGACCTTTGGAGCTCATTCTAATTAAAATGGCAATAATTGGAAATAACCATGAACAGATGAAAACAAGTACAAATATGGAAAAGAATATATCAAATGATCTCTTCATCAGAAAATTGGAGTAATAATCTAATGGATATCTTGCTTGATTTAAAACGGGTTGAGTTTGGATATAAGCAAGATCATACAGGAAAAAATCATTCTGAGTAATACTCGGAATTAACGAAATATGAACTTTATGTTCTTCTGCCAGTTTGAAAATTTCAGATTCTACACTTTCGCTGTAGGAATTGTCGGTAGAGAAAAACAAGGTATGAATTCCATTTTTCTTCCAGAGATCAACCAGTTCAGTGGTTGTGATATCCGTATTTTCATGTTCAAATATTCTATATCCGTAATCTTTACGTTCCTTAAAAATATTTTTCAGGATTTCTGTAGAATCATCATTTCCTAAAAACATGATATTTCGGTAGTTCACCCCCAAAGAACGTAAGTACTTGATAGAGAAATAGATTAGTGATTTCGCAAAAAAGATAAATACAAACAGATAAAACGATAGCCAGTAAATATCTGAATTGAAAAATACATTTTTACTGACCTTCCCAAGAAGAAGCACACCCAGTATAAACGATATAAAATGAAGCAGAAGGCGCTCCAGAAATAAGGTATATGTAAGGTTTCTCGGTATATTGTAAATCTTTGTCCTACCGCTGAGCAGCACCCAGAACAAAAACAGCAAAATTAGAGAAAAGGCATTCTGATACCAGGTTTCCTTATGGTATTTCAGATCTTCGTTTCTGCTTATAAAAAAGAATATGAAGATAGATGCAATAACCATAAGGTCAAGCAAAATAATGATCGATTTCAGGTATCTAGAGTATCGAATTCTCTGCATCTATCGGTATTATAATAGGTACGGCCAGCTAATGTACGTATTTTTATGGTATATTCAGATACTTATGCGTCTGAACAGAAGCCTGCCATTCCGGATGTTCCAGAATAAAATCTGTAATTTTAGGATACATATCATTTCTTTTGCTCCATTCACTCTGAAGGTAAAGTTTACAATTTTCAGAGACTTTTGCAGCTTGCTCTTGTGCAAATTCAAAGTCATGATTGTTGAAAACGATAACTTTAAGCTCATGCGCCTTTTGATAGATCTCTTCTTTAGGCAATCCTGTTTTCTTTGGAGAAAGGGTAATCCAGTCCAAATGTCCGCTCATGGGATAAGCTCCGGAAGTTTCGATATGAATGGTACATCCAAGTTCTTTTAATTTGGATGTAAGAATTTCCAGATTCCAGGTTAACGGCTCTCCGCCTGTAAGAACGATGGTTTACAATGTTTAGCTGCTGTTTCAGCTATTTCTACGGCATCCATTAAAGGGTGAAGCTCAGGATCCCAGCTTTCTTTTACATCACACCAGTGGCAGCCTACATCGCAACCTCCCAATCTGATAAAATAAGCAGCCTTTCCTGTGTGCGCTCCTTCTCCCTGTAAAGTGTAAAAATGCTCCATTACAGGGAGCATTTTACCTTCTTTTAATAAAATATCTTGTTCTTTATTCATTTTAAAATTAGTCGTTATAGACCGAAGTTTTATAAGCAATGATGGTGTTTTTCATCAACATCGCTCTTGTCATTGGGCCTACTCCTCCAGGAACCGGAGTAATCCAGCTTGCTTTTGCTGCACAGCTGTCAAAATCCACATCACCAGCAAGGTAATATCCTTTTGGAGAATCATCGTCTACTCTTGTGATTCCAACGTCAACGATTACAGCACCCTCCTTAATCATTTCTCCTTTTAAGAAGTGTGGATCTCCCAAGGCTGTAATAACGATGTCTGCCTTTTTAGTATATTCTTCAATATCTTTTGTGTATGAGTGTGTAAGCGTAACTGTTGAGTTTCCAGGGAAATCTTTTCTTCCCATTAAGATACTCATTGGTCTTCCTACAATTTTACTTCTTCCAATGATGACACAGTCTTTCCCTTTAGTTTCGATATTGTATCTTTCCAATAATGTTAAGATTCCGAAAGGTGTTGCGGGTAAGAAGGTATCCATTTCAAGAGCCATTTTCCCAAAGTTTTCAGGGTGAAATCCATCCACATCTTTTCTTGGGTCAATAGCATTGATAATTTTCTCCTGATCTACTTGATCCGGTAATGGTAACTGAACGATAAACCCGTCCACAGCTTTAGATTTATTAAGCTCGTCAATGGTCTCCAATAATTCAGATTCCGAAACTGTGCTAGGGAATTTGATTAAGCTGGATTGGAATCCTACTTCTTCACAGTCTTTACTTTAGCATTTACATAAGCCTTACTTGCCCCGTTGTTTCCTACAAGAATTGCCACCAAATGAGGTGCTCTTCTTTTGCTTGCAAGGATTTTTTCCACTTCAACTTTGATCTCTGCTTTAATTTCCTTGGATACTTTAAGTCCGTCAAGAATTTCTGCCATTTTTACTTTTTTACTTTTATTTAGATTTAGATTTTTTCAAACACTACAATATCCTGAAATTCATCGGCGCCTTCCTTTTCTACATCATTTCTCCAGAATCCTCCCTGGATGTTGGTTACTTTCAGACCGGCATCATGAGCCATTTGATTTAACAATGGAATGCTTACGGCAATATTAGCAGCCGTTACTTTATCATCCATTAATCTGTAGCCTTCATACTGATGGGGGAAATGCATGCTGCCACTTTCTACTTTAGAATCATCATACAGAAAGAAAGTTGCCAGACATTGCCCGCCGCTCTTTAAAACCCTGCTGATTTCATTCAGGTATTGTCTGATCTCAGGGATTTGCATGTGGGTGAATACGGAAAACAGAAATGCTTTATCAAATTGTGATGCCTCATAAGGGAACGTAAAGTTCTCTGCCTTCTGACTGAACGTATTATACAGATCATTATAAATCGGTGTAAACTTAAAGTTGAAGTTCGGATATTTTCTATGGATGTGTTTATCGCACCATTTAATTCCTTTTTCTACAGCATCAAAACCATCATAGGTTCCTTTATCTATGAATCCTGACAAGGCAACAGCTGTTCTTCCGATTCCACATCCTATATCCAGAACATGATCGGTATTTCTAAGCGCAATATGCTTTTTCAGAGCATTCATCTGACGGATTCCATGTGGAATAAAGTCACTGCTTCCCACATAAATGTCTCCCTTTTTAGGCTCGTTTTTAGCCCTTTTTCCGGTAATACCTTCATAGAAATCTATTGGAAAATAATAAAGTTTTCTTCCTAAGAGTCTAAAGCCGGGAGGCAGCTTGTAATAATATGATCGTAATGCAGACATCTGCTATTTATTTCCTTTATAATAATTAATCAATCCGTTGGTAGAGCTATCGTGTGATGTTACAGCCTCGTTGCTTTCAAGTTCCGGCAAGATTTTGTTAGCAAGCACTTTACCTAATTCTACTCCGAACTGATCGAAGCTGAAAATATTCCAGATAACTCCCTGAACAAATATTTTGTGTTCATACATTGCAATTAACTGACCTAATGAAAAAGGAGTTAATTCTTTGAATAATATAGAGTTAGTGGGAGTGTTTCCATGGAAGACCTTATAGTTTAATAATCTATCGATTTCCTCATCCGATTTTCCTGCATTTTTAAGCTCTTCTTCAACTTCTTCTTCTGTTTTTCCGAAAGCAAGAGCTTCAGTTTGTGCAAAGAAGTTGGCTAATAATTTATCCTGATGGTCAGAAACTTTATTAGGGCTTTTGGCATATGCGATAAAATCCGCAGGAATCAACTCTGTACCCTGGTGAATCAGCTGATAAAATGCGTGCTGGCCATTGGTACCTGGTTCCCCCCAAATGATTGGGCCTGTTTCATATTCTACAAATTCGCCACTTCTGTCTACACACTTTCCATTGCTTTCCATATCTCCCTGCTGAAGATAAGCTGCAAATCTGTCCAGATACTGTGAATAAGGAAGGATTGCATAGCTTGTTGCTGCATAGAAGTTACGATACCAGATTCCTAAAAGTCCCATTAATACAGGAACGTTTTCAGAAAAATCTTCGGTCTGGAAGTGTTGGTCTGTATCGAAAGCTCCTTTTAAAAGCTGCTCAAAATTGTCATACCCTACAGACAATACAATGCTTAATCCAATAGCACTCCAAAGGGAATATCTTCCACCTACCCAATCCCAGAATTCGAAAATATTATCTTCTGCAATTCCGAATTGTTTAACAGCTTCAGTATTAGTGGATAAAGCAACAAAGTGTTTGGCTACATCTTCCTGTTGACCTGCTTTAAGGAACCAGTCTTTTGCTGAGTTCGCGTTCGTCATCGTTTCCTGAGTTGTAAACGTTTTGGAGGCAATGATGAATAGAGTTGTTTCAGGATTAAGGTTTTTAACAACCTCTGCAATATGATTTCCGTCCACATTGGAAACAAAGTGAACATTGAGTCTTGTTTTAAAATGCTTTAAAGCCGAACAAACCATTACAGGTCCCAGATCGGAACCTCCAATTCCAATGTTGACTACATCCGTAATTTCCTGTCCACTGAATCCTTTATGTTCTCCTGAAATGATCTTCTCAGAAAAAGCTTTCATATGATTCAGAACTCTTTTGATCTGTGGTTTGATATTTTCGCCATCTACAAGAATCTCACGGTCGGAAAAATCTCTTAAAGCAGTATGTAAAACAGCTCTTCCTTCAGTTTCATTGATTTTATCACCAGAGAACATTTTAGAAATAGCATCTTTCAGCTGACATTCTTCTGCCAGTTGTAATAAAAGTGCTTTTGTTTTAGAATCGATCAGGTTTTTAGAATAGTCAAAAAGGTAATTATCCTTTTGCAAAGAGAATTCTTCAAAACGGTTTGGGTTGTATTGAAAAAGGCTTCTTAGTTCAAGATCATTCGCTGCGAAATGTTCATCAAGGGCTTTCCAGCTGTTGGTTTGTATAGGATTTATTTTTGATAGCATGTTGTTGAGAATTTATAATTTACAGAATAATTTTTTGGATTAAAATCTTTAGGAATCCATAACGATTTATTTCTGATCTGCAAATTTAAGGAAAAATAAAACCTCAAATAAATTTGGAGATGATAAATAACGATTTTTTAAAAAACAAAACCCCAGAAGTGATCTGAGGTTTACTTTTTAGGAGATTAATGACTTTTTCTGAATGTTATTCTTCCATCTCATTCAAAATGTTTTCCAATTGCTTAGCGTGGCGGCCATAAAAGTATTTTGTCCATAAAATGATACCTGCCACTACACAAAGAGTTCCCAGGATAACGATTAAAATGATCGAAGCTTGGGTTGAATTGGAGATTTCAGATAATGTTTTTCCCTTTTTTACCAGTACGTTGTAGATTCCTAATCCTATAGTGAGTAGAAAATGAGGCAGGAGTAAGAAGCCAAATGACTGATATCTTTCCATATTAAGTTTAAGCTCATGGTAAATTTTCCAAAGACTGTTTTTCGTGTTTCCTGTGTAGAGTTCAGCCTGCTTGTAAAATTTAAAAAATCCATACAGATAGTAGCATGATATAATAACCATCATGGCGTAGGAAATATAATAAATAAGATACTGTGAAGATGGAAATTTAAACTGAAGAGGAAAAAATCCCATAAGAATAATGGCTAAAATTTGTGTCCAAAATTCTTTTTTCATGCTTTTTTGTATTTTTTCGATAGGGTGTTTGCTTTCCTTTAATTGTTCTATAGTGTCAGGAATATGGACGTTACTGTCCTCATTATTCCACTGTTCTTTTAGTTGATCAAAATTCATAACCTGATTTTTTTATGATTTGCTGTATTTTTTCTTTAGTTCTGTTGAGCTTTACACGGGCATTACCTTCGCTAAGCCCAAGATTATTCCCGATTTCTTTGTGTGACATTCCTTCCATGAAATAAAATATAACGGCTTTTTCCAGAGCGTTCAATTCCTGAACAGCAAGGTAAAAGACCTCCAATTGTTTATCCTTTGTTGGGCTGTAATCCTCCTGCTGTACTTCAAAATGATGGGAAGAATCGCTATGGTTTTGAGATCTTTGCTTTTCCTTTTTTAGATAAGTGATTGCTGTATTGATCGCTACGCGATACATCCAGGTAGAAAACTCACTATTTCCTTTGAAGTTCTGATAGGATTTCCAGAGCTGGATAAGGATTTCCTGCTGGAGGTCTTCCCGGTCTTCTATGGAATCCGCATAGATCCGGGAGGCTTTGTATAAGATACCTTTATGCTGATTAACGAGTTTCAGAAAGGCTGTTTCAGTCGAATTGCTCACAATGGTTTCACGGTTGATTATAGTTATTGTAACTGCATTACAGGTTTTACGGTGTATCCTTTTGATTGTAAAAGAGGAATGATGCCGTTTTCTCCCATTAAATGTGATCC
This is a stretch of genomic DNA from Chryseobacterium tructae. It encodes these proteins:
- a CDS encoding ABC transporter ATP-binding protein: MIEVKDLKKSFGDVEVLKGISTSFDKGKVNLIIGQSGSGKTVFLKSLLNVYMPSSGEILFDGRDVNTMTRDEKQHLRSEIGTVFQGSALFDSLTVEENIMFPLDMFTNLTYREKKKRVFEVIGRVHLDKAERKYPSEISGGMQKRVAIARAIVNNPKYLFCDEPNSGLDPYTSKVIDDLLYEITKEYNTTTIINTHDMNSVMTIGEKIVYLRLGIKEWEGNKDILITAGNKNLIDFVYSSELFKELREYLLENNKTIENTKLEDNEKGT
- a CDS encoding helix-turn-helix transcriptional regulator; this encodes MFNTEIFPSTFAYILIFIVLIAIASVQLWYGRKKKDSGYYIKYLLLMVSGLVYNTVEGLLPDTNFNINIMAQNILAWTTGVLIAFHYLGFLKNEYNLVFLKKISFEFIGISILFMLIILFILPYIITQSLETSRRIFLSFSLAFLLLCLIIVFKQQFKKFEEHTNILFKIHDVNGFLGFLGLMSLPMSILLFGDDQLIEQTCFSFGFFIISFDFFLYPKRKEEIKKSIPFHKLSAREAEILKILLNAPNLKYSELSNQLNISEKALSSHLSSIYKKTDFKSKKEIEELSKSFRDILST
- a CDS encoding exopolysaccharide biosynthesis polyprenyl glycosylphosphotransferase, whose protein sequence is MQRIRYSRYLKSIIILLDLMVIASIFIFFFISRNEDLKYHKETWYQNAFSLILLFLFWVLLSGRTKIYNIPRNLTYTLFLERLLLHFISFILGVLLLGKVSKNVFFNSDIYWLSFYLFVFIFFAKSLIYFSIKYLRSLGVNYRNIMFLGNDDSTEILKNIFKERKDYGYRIFEHENTDITTTELVDLWKKNGIHTLFFSTDNSYSESVESEIFKLAEEHKVHISLIPSITQNDFFLYDLAYIQTQPVLNQARYPLDYYSNFLMKRSFDIFFSIFVLVFICSWLFPIIAILIRMSSKGPVFFFQKRYGFHEEVFNCIKFRTMVVNDESTTSTTRENDTRITRVGKFLRKTSLDELPQFINVLKGEMSVVGPRPHMLAVDNYYKPKIGRYSLRSMVNPGITGLAQVSGLRGDAGDVEVEMKKRVLADAFYVRNWSFVLDLVITLKTVLLVVGGDKNAK
- a CDS encoding GNAT family N-acetyltransferase, with the translated sequence MRRATYKDRDKAINILCRSFINILIPNSINFVVKKDGNREKRLMALMSYQFDIAMMYGNVFLSDDEKACILYLDKMKFSLKRILLEIRLVINCIGIENVPRVLKREKLLKAYHPEQKFIHLWLMGALPEEQGKGIGSKLLQESMATYSGELIYLETTTPENLKFYKKNGFTIFHETHELDYPLYFLKHV
- a CDS encoding RNA polymerase sigma factor, with the protein product MSNSTETAFLKLVNQHKGILYKASRIYADSIEDREDLQQEILIQLWKSYQNFKGNSEFSTWMYRVAINTAITYLKKEKQRSQNHSDSSHHFEVQQEDYSPTKDKQLEVFYLAVQELNALEKAVIFYFMEGMSHKEIGNNLGLSEGNARVKLNRTKEKIQQIIKKSGYEF
- a CDS encoding class I SAM-dependent methyltransferase, with the protein product MSALRSYYYKLPPGFRLLGRKLYYFPIDFYEGITGKRAKNEPKKGDIYVGSSDFIPHGIRQMNALKKHIALRNTDHVLDIGCGIGRTAVALSGFIDKGTYDGFDAVEKGIKWCDKHIHRKYPNFNFKFTPIYNDLYNTFSQKAENFTFPYEASQFDKAFLFSVFTHMQIPEIRQYLNEISRVLKSGGQCLATFFLYDDSKVESGSMHFPHQYEGYRLMDDKVTAANIAVSIPLLNQMAHDAGLKVTNIQGGFWRNDVEKEGADEFQDIVVFEKI
- a CDS encoding MlaE family ABC transporter permease, with the translated sequence MLKKFFTAVGEYFILLGKSLQKPQKMRVFWKLLMREINDLGVNSFGLVVFTSIFVGAVVAIQMFNNFDASSFPIPPSFVGYATKAVLVLEFAPTIISLILAGKVGSYIASSIGTMRVSEQIDALDIMGVNSPNFLIFPKIIACMIFNPLLIAISIVFGIGGGYIAGILTGNWTENDYIIGIQMYMPNLFIYYAFTKTIVFAFIIATVPSYFGYFVKGGSLEVGRASTQAVVWTMVFIIISELILTQLILS
- the pgi gene encoding glucose-6-phosphate isomerase, producing the protein MLSKINPIQTNSWKALDEHFAANDLELRSLFQYNPNRFEEFSLQKDNYLFDYSKNLIDSKTKALLLQLAEECQLKDAISKMFSGDKINETEGRAVLHTALRDFSDREILVDGENIKPQIKRVLNHMKAFSEKIISGEHKGFSGQEITDVVNIGIGGSDLGPVMVCSALKHFKTRLNVHFVSNVDGNHIAEVVKNLNPETTLFIIASKTFTTQETMTNANSAKDWFLKAGQQEDVAKHFVALSTNTEAVKQFGIAEDNIFEFWDWVGGRYSLWSAIGLSIVLSVGYDNFEQLLKGAFDTDQHFQTEDFSENVPVLMGLLGIWYRNFYAATSYAILPYSQYLDRFAAYLQQGDMESNGKCVDRSGEFVEYETGPIIWGEPGTNGQHAFYQLIHQGTELIPADFIAYAKSPNKVSDHQDKLLANFFAQTEALAFGKTEEEVEEELKNAGKSDEEIDRLLNYKVFHGNTPTNSILFKELTPFSLGQLIAMYEHKIFVQGVIWNIFSFDQFGVELGKVLANKILPELESNEAVTSHDSSTNGLINYYKGNK